Proteins encoded in a region of the Paenibacillus sp. E222 genome:
- a CDS encoding DEAD/DEAH box helicase: protein MTFKDLNIIPAILEGLNKANYTAPTPIQEQAIPAVLEGRDLLGCAQTGTGKTAAFSVPIIQLLSEKSNGPKAARHIRSLILTPTRELAIQISDNIKAYSRYTDIRCAAIVGGVSQKVQERALNQGADIIIATPGRLIDLVNQKRIDLKHVQILVLDEADRMLDMGFIHDVKRIIAKMPSKKQTLFFSATMPPEITKMVKTLLVDPVKVEITPVSSTVDRIEQSVYLLENGKKQSLLNHILQDKSIVSALVFTRTKRGADRVTRDLSKVNITAQAIHGNKSQNERQRALNNFKSGVTRVLVATDIAARGIDVEELSHVINFNLPNIPETYVHRIGRTGRAGHSGMAISFCEKEELPFLKDIEKVIKKTIPEVKNHPYPMTSVPTFVKSNQTSKSATHKSAADKPAKSKANPARKPKSEWFKKSGKANHSKPNSGKPNHNSTSHSKPKSSKVNKAL, encoded by the coding sequence ATGACATTTAAAGACTTGAATATTATACCCGCAATTTTGGAAGGCTTGAACAAAGCAAACTATACTGCCCCGACACCTATACAGGAACAGGCGATTCCAGCCGTATTGGAAGGCAGAGATTTGCTTGGCTGTGCGCAAACAGGTACAGGCAAGACGGCAGCATTTTCTGTGCCTATCATTCAGTTATTAAGCGAAAAGTCGAATGGCCCCAAAGCCGCACGTCATATTCGCTCATTGATTTTAACACCAACAAGAGAACTTGCGATTCAGATTTCAGATAATATTAAGGCATATAGCCGTTACACCGATATTCGTTGTGCAGCAATCGTGGGAGGCGTTTCACAAAAAGTCCAGGAGCGTGCCCTTAATCAAGGTGCAGATATTATTATTGCAACGCCTGGTAGACTGATTGACTTGGTCAATCAAAAGCGCATTGATCTGAAACATGTGCAAATACTGGTTCTTGATGAAGCAGACCGTATGCTGGATATGGGCTTCATTCATGATGTTAAACGGATTATCGCCAAGATGCCGAGCAAGAAACAGACGTTGTTCTTCTCAGCTACAATGCCTCCGGAAATTACAAAAATGGTAAAAACGCTGCTTGTTGATCCGGTAAAAGTAGAAATTACGCCCGTATCCTCCACAGTGGATCGAATTGAACAGTCTGTGTATTTATTGGAAAATGGCAAAAAACAGAGTCTGTTGAATCATATTTTGCAGGATAAATCTATTGTTTCGGCACTGGTGTTTACCCGTACAAAGCGTGGAGCTGACCGTGTAACTCGCGATTTGTCCAAAGTGAATATTACGGCGCAGGCCATTCATGGCAACAAATCTCAAAATGAGCGTCAAAGAGCTCTAAATAATTTCAAAAGCGGAGTTACACGAGTGCTGGTGGCGACGGATATAGCCGCAAGGGGCATTGATGTTGAAGAGCTGTCACATGTAATCAACTTCAACCTTCCTAATATTCCAGAAACGTATGTTCACCGAATTGGCCGTACGGGCAGAGCAGGGCATAGCGGAATGGCCATTTCCTTTTGTGAAAAGGAAGAGCTTCCGTTCCTGAAGGATATCGAGAAAGTAATCAAGAAGACCATTCCTGAAGTGAAAAATCATCCTTATCCGATGACAAGTGTGCCTACTTTTGTAAAATCGAATCAAACATCAAAGTCTGCGACCCATAAATCTGCAGCTGATAAACCAGCGAAGTCAAAAGCGAATCCGGCTCGCAAACCTAAATCCGAGTGGTTTAAGAAGAGCGGTAAAGCTAATCACAGTAAGCCAAATAGCGGTAAACCAAACCACAATAGTACAAGTCACAGTAAACCAAAGAGCAGCAAAGTGAATAAAGCTCTCTAA
- a CDS encoding OsmC family protein, with protein MANVQTFKATAHLQDGVKVITKARQFELIIDEPTNLGGTDTGMNPVEALLASLGACQSIVARVYASKFDVVLDDFRVEVEGDLDLDGFFNRSDVRPGYSDIRYTFYIKTSSSEEKVESFVQFLESKCPVGDTISNPVNTKLNRVIIENGISL; from the coding sequence ATGGCTAATGTTCAGACTTTCAAAGCTACTGCCCATCTACAGGATGGGGTTAAAGTGATCACTAAAGCAAGACAATTCGAACTGATCATCGATGAGCCAACAAATCTCGGGGGTACAGACACAGGAATGAATCCTGTAGAAGCTTTACTTGCCTCCCTTGGCGCATGTCAATCCATTGTGGCCCGGGTCTATGCTTCCAAATTCGATGTAGTCCTTGATGATTTCAGAGTTGAAGTTGAAGGTGATCTGGATCTTGACGGATTTTTTAACCGATCTGATGTACGTCCCGGTTATTCTGATATTCGATACACCTTCTATATTAAAACCAGCTCATCTGAAGAAAAAGTTGAATCATTTGTACAATTTCTAGAAAGTAAATGTCCTGTGGGTGATACGATTTCCAATCCGGTAAATACCAAACTCAATCGTGTCATTATCGAAAATGGGATATCGTTGTAA
- the shc gene encoding squalene--hopene cyclase, which produces MSHVLSTIDKEISRMTTSLLQQQRQDGSWHFCFENGTVIDAYVIILFRILEVPNEALIRELHDRILNEQQQDGCWRLYADEEDGNLSASVEAYYALLYSGYSQSTDEPIQRAKKYIQSKGGIGKVTSILTKAILAATGQMKWPLSISMIPLEILMFPIYFPINYFEFSGYSRVHLTPMLIMADLRFALAAPHAPDLSDLTDLRNVADEPTARGYQEMQDDILSGRSRLLGNPRHIHNTARTKAEQFMIERIESDGTLYSYASSTILMIFALLALKYDKQHPLITKAITGLTAMQCRSSGGKTTIQNSPSTVWDTALITYALQEACLTDDHYAIQLAASYLLSRQQDKTADWSIHNPNTVPGGWGFSESNTINPDVDDTTAALRAIRSLSTTLPTFQESWNRGLNWVLSMQNKDGGWPAFEKNTNKEMLTWLAIDGAKSAATDPSEADLTGRTLEYLGNFAGLDTRHEWINRGTTWLIRNQEKDGSWYGRWGVCYIYGTWAALTGLMAVGLPASHDTVQKGAQWLLSIQNSDGGWGESCQSDRLLHYVPLGESTPSQTAWALDALIAVQPKPTPEMNQGILRLIASMYENDWRTTYPTGAGLPGNFYSHYHSYTYIWPLLTLSHYRSKYGAS; this is translated from the coding sequence ATGAGCCATGTACTGAGCACAATAGATAAGGAAATAAGTCGGATGACGACTTCCTTGCTACAACAGCAGCGACAAGACGGCTCCTGGCATTTTTGTTTTGAGAACGGTACGGTTATTGATGCTTATGTCATCATTCTCTTTCGGATATTGGAAGTCCCGAATGAAGCGCTGATCCGGGAATTGCATGATCGTATCCTTAACGAACAGCAACAGGATGGATGCTGGAGATTGTACGCCGATGAAGAGGATGGAAATTTATCCGCATCGGTTGAAGCCTACTACGCCCTGCTTTACTCCGGATACAGCCAGAGTACGGACGAGCCAATCCAGCGGGCCAAAAAATATATTCAGTCCAAAGGAGGTATTGGAAAAGTTACGAGCATTTTGACCAAAGCCATACTTGCCGCTACCGGACAAATGAAATGGCCTTTATCTATCTCTATGATCCCGCTGGAGATACTGATGTTCCCTATCTATTTTCCCATCAACTATTTTGAATTTTCCGGTTATTCCAGAGTTCACCTCACTCCCATGCTCATTATGGCAGACTTACGTTTCGCCCTTGCAGCCCCCCATGCCCCCGATCTGTCTGATCTGACCGACTTACGAAATGTTGCAGATGAGCCAACTGCTCGCGGATATCAGGAAATGCAGGACGACATTCTAAGCGGGAGAAGCCGACTGCTTGGTAACCCTCGCCACATCCACAACACTGCAAGAACGAAGGCGGAACAGTTCATGATAGAGCGGATTGAATCGGATGGCACATTATACAGCTACGCTAGCAGTACAATTCTCATGATCTTTGCCCTATTGGCCCTAAAATACGATAAGCAGCATCCCCTGATCACAAAAGCCATAACAGGACTCACGGCAATGCAGTGCCGTTCTTCTGGAGGCAAAACAACGATTCAAAACTCCCCATCTACCGTGTGGGATACGGCCTTAATCACCTACGCATTGCAGGAGGCTTGTCTTACCGATGACCATTACGCTATTCAACTCGCGGCCTCCTATTTGCTCTCCCGTCAGCAAGATAAAACAGCCGATTGGAGCATCCATAATCCGAATACAGTCCCTGGAGGATGGGGATTTTCGGAGTCGAATACAATCAACCCAGACGTAGATGATACAACAGCAGCTTTACGGGCTATCCGAAGCTTGTCCACTACTCTTCCAACGTTTCAGGAATCCTGGAATCGCGGACTGAATTGGGTTCTGTCCATGCAAAATAAAGATGGCGGCTGGCCGGCATTCGAAAAAAATACGAACAAGGAGATGCTCACCTGGCTCGCCATCGACGGTGCCAAATCTGCGGCCACAGACCCTTCAGAGGCTGACCTGACAGGACGTACTCTAGAGTATCTCGGAAACTTTGCCGGGCTTGACACCAGGCATGAATGGATCAATCGTGGAACTACATGGCTCATTCGAAACCAGGAGAAGGATGGCTCATGGTATGGAAGATGGGGCGTATGTTATATCTACGGTACCTGGGCAGCATTAACCGGTCTTATGGCCGTTGGGCTGCCTGCAAGCCATGATACAGTGCAAAAAGGAGCGCAGTGGCTCTTAAGCATCCAGAACTCCGACGGTGGCTGGGGAGAATCCTGTCAAAGTGACCGACTCCTTCACTATGTGCCATTAGGGGAAAGTACCCCTTCTCAGACCGCTTGGGCACTTGACGCACTAATTGCAGTCCAACCCAAACCTACACCTGAGATGAATCAAGGTATTCTAAGGCTTATTGCATCAATGTACGAGAACGATTGGAGAACCACTTATCCAACAGGAGCTGGTCTGCCCGGGAACTTTTATTCCCATTATCACAGCTATACATATATTTGGCCTCTTCTCACATTAAGTCACTACAGAAGTAAATATGGGGCATCTTGA
- a CDS encoding S-layer homology domain-containing protein: MATMIVRAAQIADSDSTISFSDGAEISSWACSALAAAITNGLVNGYPDGTLKPKGNTTRAEAATLIERTIQLTK; the protein is encoded by the coding sequence ATGGCGACAATGATCGTTCGTGCAGCGCAGATCGCGGATTCAGATAGTACTATCAGCTTCTCCGATGGTGCTGAAATATCCAGCTGGGCTTGTTCAGCACTTGCTGCGGCCATTACCAATGGGCTTGTTAACGGTTATCCTGACGGAACATTGAAACCAAAAGGGAATACAACTCGCGCAGAAGCCGCTACACTCATCGAAAGAACTATTCAATTGACAAAATAA
- a CDS encoding multidrug efflux SMR transporter translates to MNKTWLSVVIAALFEVGWVIGLKHASDFLEWGATLIAIIVSFTLMIAASRSLDVGTVYAVFVGLGTAGTVLAEIILFDAAIQSGKMLLIGVLLLGVIGLKILSKGKTKEVYES, encoded by the coding sequence ATGAACAAAACCTGGTTGTCCGTCGTTATTGCAGCTTTATTTGAAGTCGGTTGGGTCATTGGATTGAAACATGCCAGTGATTTTTTGGAGTGGGGGGCTACACTGATTGCCATTATTGTCAGTTTCACCTTGATGATTGCGGCTTCCCGCTCACTTGATGTAGGGACGGTATATGCAGTATTCGTTGGATTGGGTACAGCAGGAACTGTACTGGCAGAAATTATATTGTTCGATGCGGCGATTCAATCTGGGAAAATGCTGCTCATTGGGGTTCTTTTATTGGGTGTAATCGGTCTTAAAATTCTAAGCAAAGGAAAAACAAAGGAGGTATATGAATCATGA
- a CDS encoding multidrug efflux SMR transporter has product MNWVYLILAGVFEMIGVMMINKLHKDRNLMSIILLVAGFGLSFLFLSIAMKTLPMGTAYAVWTGIGASGGAILGMIFYGEPRNALRILFIAMVLGSAVGLKLIS; this is encoded by the coding sequence ATGAACTGGGTATATCTTATTTTGGCAGGTGTCTTTGAAATGATTGGGGTTATGATGATTAATAAATTGCACAAAGATCGTAACCTGATGTCAATTATACTGTTGGTTGCAGGTTTTGGACTAAGCTTTCTGTTCCTATCGATTGCGATGAAGACTCTTCCGATGGGGACGGCATACGCCGTATGGACGGGAATCGGCGCTTCCGGGGGAGCTATTCTCGGCATGATATTTTATGGAGAACCTCGAAATGCGTTAAGAATTCTGTTTATTGCCATGGTGCTTGGATCAGCAGTAGGGTTGAAACTGATAAGTTAA
- a CDS encoding glycoside hydrolase family 30 beta sandwich domain-containing protein, with translation MKIWKKSALVLLSTFLVTAGSYGSYMPKTAHAAGEQVEVWISTSDPNSEPAVGLRTDARLTKIASKNFSSNSGNADVTITVNENKTYQQMDGFGVSLTDASAWLMNYKLDNNKRAEVMERLFGNTGIGLSLLRQPIGSSDFAWAAYTYADTPNDTSLNQFTIDRDKAYILPMVKAALAKNPNIKVMGSPWSAPAWMKYSNNLNGGKLKAEHYGTYANYFKKYIEAYQAEGVPIYAVTLQNEPLYEPSHYPSMGMNVQDQTGFIGDYLGPTLRNAGINTKIIAFDHNFLDWNFPNQVITNLKNAGKGSYVSGSAFHHYDSGDGSTMTSMHNSHPDKEIWFTEGGFGNWNDPQNGTSSGFDNMMNEFINITRNWSKSIILWNAALDQKDGPALLSPNNTNKGMITIRNSDNRNDAPENNVTYHKQYYLLGHFSKFVVPNAYRIDSNTGSEVKNVAFRNPDGSKVVVAYNSSSSSKNVKIQWGSQSFVVTIPGKSAMTYKWYGNVS, from the coding sequence ATGAAGATATGGAAAAAGAGTGCTTTAGTGTTGCTGTCCACTTTTCTGGTAACGGCGGGTTCATATGGTTCATATATGCCCAAGACTGCGCATGCAGCGGGTGAACAGGTGGAGGTATGGATTTCAACTTCAGACCCCAACTCCGAACCAGCAGTTGGACTTAGAACAGATGCGAGACTTACCAAGATTGCATCCAAAAACTTCAGCAGCAACTCAGGCAATGCCGATGTTACCATTACGGTAAATGAGAACAAAACGTATCAGCAGATGGATGGATTTGGAGTTTCATTAACGGATGCTTCCGCATGGCTCATGAACTACAAGCTGGATAACAATAAGCGCGCGGAAGTGATGGAGAGGTTGTTTGGTAACACAGGCATTGGGCTTAGTTTATTGAGACAGCCGATCGGAAGTTCTGATTTTGCCTGGGCCGCCTACACTTATGCCGATACGCCAAATGATACTTCACTCAATCAATTTACGATCGACCGGGATAAGGCTTACATTTTGCCCATGGTCAAAGCGGCACTCGCTAAGAATCCCAATATCAAAGTCATGGGTTCCCCATGGAGTGCACCTGCCTGGATGAAATATTCCAACAATCTGAACGGCGGCAAACTGAAAGCGGAACACTACGGAACATATGCGAATTATTTCAAAAAATACATTGAAGCCTACCAGGCTGAAGGTGTACCCATCTATGCTGTTACGTTGCAAAATGAGCCATTGTACGAGCCATCCCATTATCCTTCCATGGGGATGAATGTACAGGATCAGACGGGCTTTATCGGCGATTATCTTGGACCAACACTGCGCAATGCCGGAATTAACACCAAGATTATTGCATTCGACCACAACTTTCTGGACTGGAACTTCCCGAACCAGGTCATTACGAATCTGAAGAACGCAGGCAAGGGCAGCTACGTATCCGGCAGCGCATTCCACCATTATGACAGTGGGGACGGATCGACCATGACCTCCATGCATAACAGTCACCCGGACAAGGAAATTTGGTTCACGGAGGGTGGTTTCGGCAACTGGAATGATCCGCAGAATGGTACCTCTTCAGGTTTCGATAATATGATGAACGAGTTCATTAATATTACAAGAAACTGGTCCAAATCGATCATTCTCTGGAATGCTGCTCTGGATCAAAAAGACGGTCCGGCATTGCTTTCACCGAACAACACGAACAAAGGCATGATTACCATCCGCAACTCGGACAACCGTAATGACGCTCCTGAAAATAATGTGACATATCACAAACAATATTATTTGCTGGGTCACTTTAGTAAATTTGTAGTACCCAATGCATACCGCATTGACAGCAACACCGGATCTGAAGTCAAAAATGTGGCTTTCCGCAATCCGGATGGTTCCAAAGTGGTAGTTGCCTATAACTCTTCCAGTTCGTCGAAAAATGTAAAGATCCAATGGGGCAGCCAAAGCTTCGTTGTCACCATTCCAGGCAAGTCCGCCATGACGTATAAATGGTATGGCAATGTTTCTTAA
- a CDS encoding aldo/keto reductase — protein sequence MQKRTLGNSGLVVSAIGLGCMGMSYGYGPASDKTEMIAVIREAVERGVTFFDTAEVYGPYINEELVGEALSPVRDQVVIATKFGFDIQGGKQSGMNSRPEQIRKVAEESLKRLKIEAIDLFYQHRVDPDVPIEEVAGAVQDLIREGKVKHWGLSEAGVNTIRRAHAVQPVAAVQSEYSLWWRRPEEELIPALEELGIGFVPFSPLGKGYLTGSFNAKTTFDQGDLRNILPRFTPEALEANHVLVDLLKEKADKIQATPAQIALAWLLAQKPWIVPIPGTRKSSRLKENMDAAYVELTNEDVQSINDAASKITLLGSRYTEELERRTGL from the coding sequence ATGCAAAAACGGACACTTGGAAATAGCGGCTTGGTAGTTTCGGCAATTGGGCTTGGTTGTATGGGAATGAGCTACGGGTATGGTCCAGCTTCGGACAAAACGGAGATGATCGCGGTCATACGTGAAGCTGTTGAACGCGGCGTAACTTTCTTTGATACCGCTGAAGTTTATGGTCCATATATCAATGAAGAACTCGTCGGCGAAGCACTTTCTCCTGTACGCGATCAGGTTGTCATAGCGACGAAGTTCGGATTTGACATTCAAGGTGGCAAACAGAGCGGAATGAATAGCCGTCCTGAGCAGATCAGGAAAGTTGCCGAAGAGTCTCTCAAACGACTTAAGATCGAGGCAATTGATTTGTTTTACCAGCACCGTGTTGATCCGGATGTGCCGATTGAAGAGGTTGCCGGAGCCGTGCAGGATCTGATTCGAGAAGGTAAAGTGAAGCATTGGGGGTTATCGGAAGCTGGCGTGAACACGATTCGACGTGCGCATGCCGTTCAGCCGGTCGCTGCTGTTCAGAGCGAATATTCCTTATGGTGGAGACGTCCGGAAGAAGAACTGATTCCAGCGCTTGAGGAGCTCGGTATTGGTTTTGTCCCTTTTAGTCCTTTGGGTAAAGGATATCTCACGGGAAGTTTTAATGCGAAAACAACGTTTGATCAGGGGGATTTGCGTAATATTCTGCCACGCTTCACTCCAGAGGCCCTCGAGGCCAATCATGTGCTGGTTGATCTGTTAAAAGAGAAGGCGGATAAGATCCAAGCCACCCCTGCACAGATCGCACTTGCTTGGCTGCTAGCCCAGAAACCGTGGATTGTACCGATCCCGGGAACGCGCAAGTCAAGTCGTCTCAAAGAAAATATGGATGCGGCGTACGTTGAACTTACAAATGAAGATGTACAGAGCATTAATGACGCAGCTTCAAAAATCACTCTGTTGGGTTCAAGATATACGGAAGAATTGGAGAGAAGAACGGGTCTTTGA
- a CDS encoding AraC family transcriptional regulator: protein MSDNAVQQKQELTELIKRHSIHNSSKETAIPSLYVYQHSSISEPAYRVYKPSFCVIVQGLKEILLAQERFKYGPSNYLIASMNLPVIGQIIKASTDRPYLALKLEFTKNQILEVLNDCNIKVTSKENARRALFVGQMEPSIQDAVLRLVRLLDTPEEIPFLAPLYTREILYRLLQGPYGAELAQIAVEGSSSYRIREAIEHIVRHWEQPFRIEDLAETANMSVSSFHRHFKEITAMSPLQFQKQLRLQEARRLLMAESADAADVAFRVGYESASQFSREYSRMFGAPPRADIQRLKEKYDHIMSE from the coding sequence ATGTCCGATAACGCAGTTCAGCAGAAACAGGAACTCACCGAACTAATCAAACGTCACTCCATTCATAACAGTTCTAAGGAAACTGCAATCCCTTCCCTGTATGTCTATCAGCATTCCAGCATAAGCGAGCCTGCTTACCGGGTTTACAAGCCTTCCTTTTGTGTGATCGTTCAAGGCTTGAAAGAAATCTTGCTTGCACAGGAAAGATTCAAATACGGACCATCCAATTATCTCATTGCTTCCATGAACCTGCCGGTGATTGGTCAGATTATTAAAGCATCCACTGATAGGCCTTACCTGGCTCTGAAGCTTGAGTTTACAAAGAACCAGATTCTTGAAGTACTGAATGATTGTAATATTAAGGTCACGTCTAAAGAAAACGCCAGACGTGCCCTATTTGTTGGACAGATGGAGCCCTCCATTCAGGATGCTGTACTTCGATTGGTTCGGCTGCTGGATACACCGGAAGAAATCCCGTTCCTTGCCCCACTGTATACGCGAGAGATTCTGTACCGGCTTTTGCAGGGACCTTATGGAGCTGAACTGGCCCAGATTGCCGTGGAAGGCAGCAGCAGCTATCGAATTCGAGAAGCCATTGAGCATATTGTTCGGCATTGGGAGCAGCCTTTTCGGATCGAAGATCTTGCGGAGACAGCTAATATGAGTGTGTCCTCGTTCCATCGACATTTCAAAGAAATTACCGCCATGAGCCCACTTCAGTTTCAGAAGCAGCTAAGACTTCAGGAAGCACGTCGACTCCTCATGGCTGAGTCAGCTGATGCTGCGGATGTAGCGTTCCGGGTTGGTTACGAGAGTGCGTCGCAATTCAGCCGAGAGTACTCCCGCATGTTCGGCGCGCCGCCGAGAGCAGATATCCAACGTTTGAAGGAAAAATATGATCATATTATGAGTGAATAA